From the Phycisphaerales bacterium genome, the window CTCGATTGGCACAACAACTCTCCAGGCGTTCAGCACCTCGCTTTTCGAACCGATGATGAACTGGCCTCTGTTGCCGAACTGCGACGTCGAGGCGTCGATTTTCTCAATATCCCTGAAGCCTACTATGAAATTGTCTGGGACCGCGTGGGCGATATCGACGAGTGCATCAAAAAGGTTCAGGAACTAGGCATTCTTGTCGACCGAGATGATGAAGGCTACTTACTTCAGTTGTTTACGATGCCGCTGCAAGATCGACCAACACTCTTCTTCGAAATTATCTGCCGCCGTGGCAGCCAGAGTTTCGGCAAAGGCAATTTTAAGGCGCTGTTTGAGTCGCTCGAACTGGAACAGGAACGCCGCGGCAATCTCTAATTGATGGCAGGAAGCACATATGCCCTACTACACCCAGCTCGGCGAGATTCCAGCAAAACGGCACATACAGTTTCGCCAGCCATCCGGCGAGCTCTATAGCGAAGAGGTGTTCGGCACCGAAGGCTTTGTTGGCCCAACTTCGATCATGTATCACATCCATGCGCCCACTCAGGTAACTGGCTGGAAGCTGCTTTATTCCACTGCAACTGAGTTTGTGGAAACCGATGTCATGCGCATGCGTCATATTCAGTCACAGGGAATGAAACCGGCTGGCGATCCGGTAACAGGCCGCATGGTCCTGCTTGGCAATGCTGATGTAGAAATGAGTATCTGCTTGCCTGCGGAAACAATGGATTATCACTATAAGAATGGCTCTGGAGATGAACTACTCTTTATCCACCATGGCTCAGGAACACTCTATACAAGCATGGGCACACTCAAGTTTGGGCCCAAGGACTATGTCGTCATTCCAAAGGGCGTGATCTACCGAATGACCTTTGATGCGAAAGCAAGTCCAGATGATCCAGACCCGCGATTCCTTTGTTTCGAGACCATGAATACATCGCACATCTTGCCGCCAGCGCGATACATGTCAAAGAAGACAAGCCAGTTCCTAGGGCATGCACCCTACTGCGAACGTGATCTTCGAACTCCAACGTTGCCGTTGACCTATGACGAAGCGGGTGAATTTGAAGTGCGCATTAAGGCTCGAGACCGTGTCCACAGTTATATCTACGACTACCATCCGCTCGACATTGTTGGATGGGATGGATGCTACTACCCATATTGCTTCAATATTGATGAGTTTTCTCCCATCGTTGGCAAACATCATATGCCGCCACCAACACATCAGACCTTTGAAGGTCACAACTTTGTAATCTGCTCGTTCTGCCCCCGTACACTTGACTTCCACCCACTGGCAATTCCAGTGCCCTACAACCACAGCAATCTCGATTCCGATGAAGTGCTTTATTATGTAGAAGGAAACTACAAAGCTCGAAAAGGAATTTCTTCAGGCTCCTTCAGCCTCCATCCTCAAGGTATTCCGCATGGCCCTCATCCCGGCACGGTTGAAAAAAGCCTTGGTGCGACATGGACTGATGAACTGGCCGTGATGTGCGACACATTCCGACCTCTTTTTCCAACCAAGGCAGCGCTCGGCTTAGACGACCCCAACTACC encodes:
- a CDS encoding homogentisate 1,2-dioxygenase — translated: MPYYTQLGEIPAKRHIQFRQPSGELYSEEVFGTEGFVGPTSIMYHIHAPTQVTGWKLLYSTATEFVETDVMRMRHIQSQGMKPAGDPVTGRMVLLGNADVEMSICLPAETMDYHYKNGSGDELLFIHHGSGTLYTSMGTLKFGPKDYVVIPKGVIYRMTFDAKASPDDPDPRFLCFETMNTSHILPPARYMSKKTSQFLGHAPYCERDLRTPTLPLTYDEAGEFEVRIKARDRVHSYIYDYHPLDIVGWDGCYYPYCFNIDEFSPIVGKHHMPPPTHQTFEGHNFVICSFCPRTLDFHPLAIPVPYNHSNLDSDEVLYYVEGNYKARKGISSGSFSLHPQGIPHGPHPGTVEKSLGATWTDELAVMCDTFRPLFPTKAALGLDDPNYPASWAAWKPENKDHDSTTTDTWS